One window from the genome of Desulfonatronum sp. SC1 encodes:
- a CDS encoding GLUG motif-containing protein codes for MAKPIYSLLVISLFVFCFVVFLSTTNAQSADSFTVADVSSHISTVTTNYVYGDVLTHHLVSVPSKLNLIANVNADEIFFYDANGDQFEESTLTLKENDEENVSNIATFIFTTTPSGEPEFAGGDGSPGDPYQISSCNQLNNTRLYLSKHFILNNDIDCDVAPFNAGDGFEPIGNDVDKFTGIFDGNNFGIANLFIDRTTNYVGLFGFADNSEIISLSLINASIKGGHYTGSLAGYGTNLYIDNVSISGEISSSKQYTGGLIGRIETNSAINNSDTDVIVNGTGYVGGITGFNDSIIDNSHSLGTVNINNPGYMAENAGGLAGYNQDDGIIDNSFSEANIVNIASNGLNRAGGLVGYNWGIIDNSHATGNVSGRDGVGGLVGTNRKSVSNSYSTGNVIATGDSIGGLIGNHDGLDILNSHATGNVECTVWNCSNVGGLIGRASSSVNSTIYNSFATGNATGGTTSFSGVGGFIGKLEGNSRVDASYATGDVTSAERAGGFVGLIKSNAIINNSYATGNVLHRTGATNDKKGGFIGLAEDNAEIHRSYSTGNVINGYTLGGFIGRGDDNVIIMDSYSTGYVSGTGVLGGFIGDGRNNLTINNSFTTSFVDNSTDENIGGFIGNILGDTSISNSYWDIDTTGQTTSLGGEGKTTLEMKQIATFIDWDFNTVWGINPGKNSGYPYLLWQEFELGPLQASVTTQAVTSIGTTSATGNGNITSLGDPDPTAHGICWATTTDPTTNDTCDDKGAATTTGPFTADITGLTPNTTYYARAFATNTAGTSYGDTQQFTTTLSTYTVTPTAGTGGTASNAGTYAHGSTATITATANPGHVFVNWTEGSTVVSCDAQYSFTVTGNRTLRANFSR; via the coding sequence CAAGCCTATCTACTCTCTACTTGTAATCAGTCTGTTTGTTTTTTGCTTTGTCGTTTTTTTGAGCACAACAAATGCTCAGTCAGCAGATTCTTTTACTGTTGCAGATGTTTCTTCACATATAAGCACTGTTACTACAAATTATGTATATGGAGATGTTTTAACACATCATTTGGTTAGTGTGCCTTCAAAATTAAATTTAATTGCAAATGTTAATGCTGATGAAATTTTTTTTTACGATGCAAATGGTGATCAATTTGAAGAAAGCACACTTACGCTTAAAGAAAACGATGAAGAGAATGTTTCCAATATAGCAACATTTATTTTTACAACTACTCCTTCAGGTGAACCAGAATTTGCAGGAGGTGATGGCTCTCCAGGTGATCCTTACCAAATATCTAGTTGCAACCAACTAAATAACACTAGATTATATTTATCAAAACACTTTATACTAAATAACGATATTGATTGTGATGTTGCTCCATTTAATGCTGGAGATGGTTTTGAACCGATTGGAAATGATGTAGATAAGTTCACTGGTATTTTTGATGGCAATAATTTTGGAATAGCCAATTTATTTATTGACAGAACGACAAACTATGTAGGTCTATTTGGTTTTGCTGATAATTCTGAAATTATTAGTTTAAGTTTAATTAATGCAAGTATAAAAGGAGGACATTATACTGGTTCTTTAGCTGGATATGGAACAAACTTATATATTGACAATGTTTCAATATCGGGTGAAATTAGCAGTAGCAAACAATACACTGGTGGACTTATTGGAAGAATTGAAACAAATTCTGCAATAAACAACTCTGATACTGATGTTATAGTTAATGGAACTGGTTATGTTGGAGGAATTACTGGATTTAATGATAGTATAATTGACAATTCTCATTCTTTAGGTACAGTTAATATTAACAATCCTGGCTATATGGCTGAAAATGCAGGAGGTCTTGCTGGTTATAACCAAGATGATGGCATTATTGACAATTCATTCTCAGAAGCAAATATAGTTAATATTGCTTCCAATGGACTTAATAGAGCTGGTGGCTTAGTTGGTTACAATTGGGGTATAATTGATAATTCTCATGCAACTGGAAACGTCTCTGGAAGAGATGGAGTTGGTGGTTTAGTTGGAACTAATAGAAAATCTGTTTCCAATTCCTATTCAACAGGAAATGTTATAGCAACAGGTGATAGTATTGGTGGATTAATTGGAAACCATGATGGATTAGATATTTTAAATTCACATGCGACAGGAAATGTTGAATGTACTGTTTGGAATTGTTCCAATGTAGGTGGCTTAATTGGACGGGCTAGTAGTTCTGTAAATTCAACTATATACAATTCTTTTGCTACAGGAAATGCAACTGGTGGTACAACCAGTTTTAGCGGTGTTGGAGGATTCATTGGAAAACTTGAAGGAAATTCAAGAGTTGACGCTTCTTATGCTACTGGAGATGTAACTTCTGCAGAAAGAGCAGGAGGATTTGTAGGGCTAATAAAATCAAATGCAATCATTAACAATTCATATGCAACAGGAAATGTACTACACAGAACAGGAGCAACTAACGATAAAAAAGGAGGCTTTATTGGATTAGCTGAAGATAATGCAGAAATTCATAGATCATACTCTACGGGAAATGTTATTAATGGATATACACTGGGTGGTTTTATTGGCCGTGGAGATGACAATGTAATAATAATGGATTCTTATTCAACAGGATATGTTTCAGGAACTGGAGTATTAGGTGGTTTTATAGGGGATGGTCGCAACAATCTAACAATAAATAATTCTTTTACTACTAGTTTTGTAGATAATTCAACAGATGAAAATATTGGTGGATTTATTGGAAATATATTAGGTGATACAAGTATTTCAAATTCATACTGGGACATTGATACTACAGGACAAACAACATCGTTAGGTGGAGAAGGAAAAACAACTCTTGAAATGAAACAAATTGCCACCTTCATCGACTGGGACTTCAACACCGTCTGGGGCATCAATCCCGGCAAAAATTCCGGCTATCCGTATCTCTTATGGCAGGAGTTTGAACTCGGGCCCCTGCAAGCATCCGTAACCACTCAGGCCGTAACGAGTATTGGCACTACTTCGGCCACGGGCAACGGAAACATCACCAGCCTGGGCGACCCCGATCCCACGGCCCACGGCATATGCTGGGCAACCACGACTGATCCAACCACGAACGACACTTGCGACGACAAGGGCGCAGCTACGACTACCGGCCCCTTCACGGCCGATATCACCGGACTCACCCCCAACACCACCTATTATGCGCGGGCCTTTGCCACGAACACGGCGGGCACGAGCTACGGGGATACCCAACAATTTACAACAACACTTTCAACCTACACAGTGACCCCCACTGCCGGGACCGGAGGCACGGCCAGCAACGCGGGGACCTATGCACACGGTTCAACCGCCACGATCACGGCCACGGCCAACCCGGGACATGTCTTTGTCAACTGGACCGAGGGCAGCACCGTGGTTTCCTGTGATGCGCAGTACTCGTTCACGGTCACGGGCAACCGCACCCTGCGGGCTAATTTCAGCCG